In the genome of Cutibacterium equinum, one region contains:
- a CDS encoding metal ABC transporter substrate-binding protein: MKSSILRSAAAVVAALTMAAGIGGCSAENSDTGSGNSDKKTLNVVASTGYLGDAVHNIAPDAKVKVLVKPGGDPHTQELSTGDIEAIEKADVVVWTGHDMEHHMMDHFDKLGNKQVPAAESIPESDLLPWEEDGKVEGHDPHVWNSPDNWKHVVTATAKKLGEIDKANADTYKKNGEEYNKKIDEEKAKAGKLFDQIPQDRRILVTGHDAFNYLGKTYNIEIHATDFVSSESEMSAAQLDDLAKLIADKKIKTIFQDNLKNPEAIKHLKEAVAAKGGSVTVSDKPLYADSLGEEAPVDTYLGVFQYNAETITNALK, encoded by the coding sequence ATGAAGTCCTCCATTCTTCGATCGGCCGCCGCCGTCGTCGCAGCATTGACCATGGCCGCCGGCATCGGCGGCTGTTCTGCCGAGAATTCCGACACCGGATCCGGTAATTCCGACAAGAAGACCCTCAACGTCGTCGCCTCCACCGGATACCTCGGAGACGCCGTCCACAACATCGCCCCCGACGCCAAGGTCAAGGTGCTCGTCAAGCCCGGCGGCGACCCCCACACCCAGGAACTGTCCACTGGTGACATCGAGGCCATCGAGAAGGCCGACGTCGTGGTCTGGACCGGCCACGACATGGAGCACCACATGATGGACCACTTCGACAAGCTCGGCAACAAGCAGGTTCCCGCCGCTGAGTCCATCCCCGAGTCCGATCTGCTCCCCTGGGAGGAGGACGGCAAGGTCGAGGGCCACGATCCCCACGTGTGGAACTCCCCTGACAACTGGAAGCACGTTGTGACCGCCACTGCGAAGAAGCTCGGCGAGATCGACAAGGCCAACGCCGACACCTACAAGAAGAACGGCGAGGAATACAACAAGAAGATCGACGAGGAGAAGGCCAAGGCCGGCAAGCTCTTCGACCAGATCCCCCAGGATCGCCGTATCCTCGTCACCGGACACGATGCCTTCAACTACCTCGGCAAGACCTACAACATCGAGATTCACGCCACCGACTTCGTCTCCTCGGAGTCCGAGATGAGCGCCGCCCAGCTGGACGACCTCGCCAAGCTCATCGCTGACAAGAAGATCAAGACGATCTTCCAGGACAACCTCAAGAACCCTGAGGCCATCAAGCACCTCAAGGAAGCCGTTGCCGCCAAGGGTGGGTCCGTGACTGTTTCTGACAAGCCGTTGTACGCTGACTCCCTCGGCGAGGAAGCCCCGGTCGACACTTACCTGGGCGTCTTCCAGTACAACGCGGAAACCATCACCAACGCTCTCAAGTGA